Proteins encoded within one genomic window of Episyrphus balteatus chromosome 1, idEpiBalt1.1, whole genome shotgun sequence:
- the LOC129905095 gene encoding uncharacterized protein LOC129905095, whose translation MESELNVKKRDRSINFSAAETRCLIEICVKFKSVIENKKTDAVTNRDKEAAWIEIENMFNAISGTAARNKKALKLKYEGLKKSTKKKMALNRQQLYKTGGGAQDQIPYTPIEEIILGMSSNIGGLESRNDSDEVTGFVLSELDEGTIIIKDITEEIEDQSSLKNDPISPENAVHAFADDVDFEKEYSPAVKNCNSEDKSNWKQWNPSSLKKKVSPCLRKNTKLPSNEKIKSKFDALGDARMELVGIQIEIAKNELQQKKTEHEALMRQREKENEVRMQHLENDEKRRQSEHELRIKKLKEKN comes from the exons atggaaagtgaattgaatgtaaaaaaaagagataGATCGATTAATTTTTCTGCAGCAGAAACTCGCTGTTTGATTGAAATTTGTGTCAAATTTAAATcagttattgaaaataaaaaaactgatgcGGTTACAAACCGCGATAAGGAAGCCGCAtggattgaaattgaaaatatgtTCAATGCAATAAGTGGTACTGCAGCAAGAAATAAGAAAgctctaaaattaaaatatgaggggctaaaaaaatcaaccaaaaagaaaatggctttaAACCGTCAACAACTTTACAAAACTGGTGGGGGAGCACAAGACCAAATCCCTTATACCCCAATAGAAGAGATAATTCTTGGAATGTCCTCGAACATCGGAGGTTTGGAATCTCGAAATGACAGCGATGAGGTTACAg GTTTCGTTTTGTCAGAATTGGATGAAGGGACTATTATAATTAAAGATATAACCGAAGAAATCGAAGATCAAAGTTCCTTGAAAAATGATCCAATTTCTCCTGAAAATGCTGTACATGCTTTTGCGGATGATGTTGATTTTGAGAAGGAATATTCTCCAGCAGTCAAAAATT GCAACAGCGAAGACAAAAGCAATTGGAAGCAATGGAATCCAAGTTCACTAAAAAAGAAAGTATCTCCATGTCTTCGAAAAAATACAAAGTTACCATcgaacgaaaaaataaaatcaaagtttGACGCCTTAGGAGATGCAAGGATGGAACTGGTGGGAATTCAAATTGAAATCGCAAAAAAtgaattgcaacaaaaaaaaactgagcaCGAAGCCCTTATGCGTCAACGGGAAAAAGAAAATGAAGTTAGAATGCAACATTTAGAAAACGACGAAAAGAGAAGACAATCTGAACATGagttaagaattaaaaaactgaaggaaaaaaattaa
- the LOC129905094 gene encoding putative nuclease HARBI1, which translates to MKMDFFEIVDDTLISEENEIGLFRSRKKRVVRNRPNHFLEWEDEEFRRRFRLKKKTVEYLLGLIEDKIQHKTERNQCVPPLSQLLIALRFYATGSFYISIGDFAGIDASRVCVIIKKVTKAIVSLRPFFIKMPTNQNYTLVQQAFYKVARFPRVIAAIDCTHVRIISPGGETAENFRNRKGYFSINVQALCSADLKIQDVVARWPGSTHDSLIFASSAIKYRFDSGHFKNGILLGDSGYALNSYLMTPLSEPHTRAECLYNESHIRTRNAVERCFGVWKRRFPVLSIGMRCNLPLVQDVIVATAILHNLAIDQKDEEPPDDPEIVVDIDVFTDQHSHDFQTHNQTRHVLLDYFASLL; encoded by the exons atgaaaatggacttttttgaaattgttgatGATACCCTTATATCGGAGGAAAACGAAATTGGTTTGTTTCGATCAAGAAAAAAACGGGTGGTTAGAAACAGACCCAACCATTTTTTAGAATGGGAAGATGAAGAGTTTAGAAGAAGATTTAGGCTTAAGAAGAAAACCGTTGAATACCTATTAGGATTGATAGAAGACAAAATTCAACATAAAACAGAAag aaaTCAGTGCGTTCCTCCCCTATCCCAGTTATTAATAGCGCTAAGGTTTTATGCGACTGGAAGTTTTTATATTTCCATTGGGGACTTTGCGGGAATTGATGCATCCAGAGTATGTGtgataattaaaaaagtcaCTAAAGCCATTGTATCTTTGCGcccatttttcatcaaaatgcCAACGAATCAAAACTATACTTTAGTTCAACAAGCATTTTATAAGGTAGCCAGATTCCCTAGGGTAATTGCAGCAATCGACTGCACACACGTGCGAATAATTTCGCCAG GTGGCGAAACTGCTGAAAACTTTAGGAATAGAAAAGGCTATTTTTCCATAAATGTTCAAGCACTTTGCTCAGcagatttaaaaattcaagacGTAGTTGCAAGATGGCCTGGCTCTACACATGATAGCCTCATATTTGCAAGTTCTGCGATAAAATATCGGTTTGATAGTGGACATTTCAAAAATGGCATTTTACTTGGTGACAGTGGATATGCTTTAAATAGTTATCTCATGACTCCTCTAAGCGAGCCACATACAAGAGCAGAATGCTTATACAATGAGTCACACATTAGAACTAGAAATGCTGTAGAAAGATGTTTCGGGGTATGGAAAAGAAGATTTCCAGTTCTTAGCATTGGAATGCGTTGTAATTTGCCGCTCGTGCAAGATGTAATTGTGGCAACTGCAATTTTGCATAATTTGGCTATCGACCAAAAAGATGAAGAGCCACCAGATGATCCAGAAATTGTTGTAGATATTGACGTATTTACGGATCAACATTCGCATGACTTCCAAACTCACAATCAGACAAGACATGTTTTGTTAGACTATTTTGCATCTCTTCTctaa